The genomic interval GCGCTTGGAGTGCCGTGTTCTGCCCAGCTCGGCGTCGTTCTCGGCATGTTCGGCAACCTGCCTGTCATGGCATTTGTTATCTGGGCTTCTGTCCTTATCCTGACGATATTTTTTGTCGGTTTCCTCTCTGCTAAACTGATACCCGGGGAGAGGGCAGATTTTATACTTGAGCTTCCGCCTATAAGAAAGCCTCAGCTTTCAAATGTACTGATAAAGACGCTCTGGCGCATCGAATGGTATCTGAAGGAGGCTGTCCCGCTCTTTATATTGGGAACATTAATACTCTTTACAGCTGATAAACTGAAGATCATTCCTGCACTGCAGAGGATGGCATCTCCCCTGATAGTCACAGTTTTAGGCCTGCCGGCTGAGGCGACAGAGTCATTCATCATGGGTTTTCTAAGGCGCGACTATGGCGCGGCAGGGCTCTTCAGGCTCCAGAAGCAGGGGCTCTTAAATGCCGAGCAGGTCGTTGTGAGCCTCGTGACCATAACACTTTTCATCCCGTGTATCGCCAACTTCTTCATGATAATAAAGGAGAGGGGTGTTAAGACAGGAATGGTAATCGCTCTCTTCATCTTTCCGTTTGCAATATTAGTTGGCGGTATCCTTCACAGGGTGCTTATGTGGCTGAATGTTTTTGGATAAGAGATGAAAAAGCTGATTCAGAAGAACAGGCAAGCCGCTATATTATTCTGGTTTTTGACCCTGAGCTATATGTCGCTCATCTTTTTTCTCTCATCTATCGCATATCCGGATATTGTGCCGCTTCCGAAAAACTCTGATAAGGTAATCCATTTTTTTGAGTATGCCGTTCTTTCAGTTCTTTTCTTTCTTTCTTTTAAAAAAAGTGGGGTCATAAGGAACATTTTATGGCTTTCAATAGTTCTAGCGACTTTTTATGGCATTACCGATGAATATCACCAAAGTTATGTGCCGGGAAGATATTCAAGTAT from Thermodesulfovibrionia bacterium carries:
- a CDS encoding VanZ family protein — protein: MKKLIQKNRQAAILFWFLTLSYMSLIFFLSSIAYPDIVPLPKNSDKVIHFFEYAVLSVLFFLSFKKSGVIRNILWLSIVLATFYGITDEYHQSYVPGRYSSIGDVVADFIGSAAGALSLKLILKG